Part of the Lotus japonicus ecotype B-129 chromosome 6, LjGifu_v1.2 genome, aaccactgcatcacCATGCCTTTAAACGTAGAAGGCAACAATCGACACTTTACCGCATCCGttgccccgccgatcaccattttagtgTTGAAATATCTCAAGTGTTCCATAGGATCAGCGTCGCCAGAGAAGGCGTCCAGTGCCCCATGGTCTGCAGGTGCTTTGGTATACCCACCCgtgtgatggcgggaacaaaaggctggaaCTCGACAACATCCTCAGCCTCgagccgttgttcttgcttatagtcttgtcgttgggttaaatactccacctgggcttgcaactgctcgttctggctttgtactttttgcaaagtatccaacatttgttgcaaggccgccggagtgattcccgtcacTACCTCTGgtgcttttctcggaacgctGTTTTTGAAGTCGTCCAGATTCACGTATTCAGGCGgcgctgatcgtcgcctgactcctAGATCTGAtctagcgatcagatctgaaggtcttcccggagcagCATTCACCAACGACACCGGTGACTGTGCCACCGAGTGAACCCCTGCcgaagaagcctcctgctccggctcttgAGGTACTTCATGGTTGTTGTGtcgtccgccgccgcggccGTCGTGACGACCACCCCCCCCTCCGGCGATGATCTCGGCGGCTCACGCCACACGAACGGGTTTCCATGGATCTTAGAGCTCACCGTCTACGTCAAGTTGTAGATCGAGGTAAGacccacagacgacgccaatgttctgtactagggagatccGACGTaagactgacagaaagtaaaccctagcagagtactaaaaatatcgtaaaaggaatattctcattaaatgttcaaaaggtactttttacaaggtgttgacctctccttttatagaggaagtgatcatgatgtggacttttactgtacttgggcctgacaaccggggcccaagtctctatgcatataagacaaatctaaaggaatcttccagctggcgtgtgGGCCTGACTAAAGGAAGGGCGGGATTCGATGTTGTTCCGTGAATCCCGCCAAGGTGTCCTTCGTTCATCTGATTACTCAATTTGGGCGGGCTTACTCAATTATGTTCCGCCCATTCCAGACACTAaaccattcatgattagattgattagttataatttatttttagtatGTTGGGAATTCTTCAAgtgtaaatattaaataaaaataaaatgaagtctCACATTAAAAATGAAAGTCTTGAGTAATATATAAGTGAAAGGAGTCATACAAATATTAACTTAAGATTTTTTATGAAATATGTGATGTCTTCACTACCGTGGCTTACCCTTCATGCAATATgatcataaaatttaaatatatattcatGATTATGCTTCTCATGCTATAACCGTGAGTGTCTAAGTGTCTTACACCATAATATAGTGTAATGTGATATTGATATCCAGTTGTGCAGCCAGGCTACAGAAATTCGAAAGGCAGGGGCAGAAACGAGGAAACAGTAGCACTAATCATAATAATATGCAACGCGTCTTTGACTTTTTAGCTCATTTTTAAGCTTCGGTTTGGAATTGCTATTgcataagaaaaaaaagaaaaagaatggctTTTGATTTGTATTGGGATTGGAGGGAAAATCAATGGTAGTGGCACGCATAACATAAACATAAACGTCTCAATTTTCAACTAAAGTGCTGTTACAAAGACAAAAGGAGTGAAAACTGGAAAAAAAAGGTACAGCTCCCAAACCCAACTCAACCAATCTATAAATTCATGTAAGTATATTTTATATGGCAAATAGTAAAGTTTGATTGTAAAGCACTAAAGCTTGTGCTAACCTCATGTTTCTCCACCTTCTGTTGCTTCTTTGTTATCACAAATATCTATCTTCTCATTCAGCAATACTTCATTAGTGCTTGTATTTGTTAACTATTGTCTATTGACTCTGTTTATTTAACTTATGACTTCGTTTGATTGCTGAAGTACTAAAGAAGATTTCACTTCTTCAGGCTTCATCTGGCAACAATATTAAGAGTGATGAAGCTTATAAAGTTGCTCACCAGTGTTTTGTTGCTCATGGTTGCCACTGTGAGCAATGCAAAAGGTAATATATGCACCTTTacccttttcttttcttgtggGTCTGTCAGATCTTTTATAAGTATCAAGGAGAATGATATTCTGTGGTGAACTATTGCAAGGTTCACCTTTATACCATGGCTTTTCATTTGTAAAGGCTGCATTATCAGTTAATTTTTTACTTGGAAATATTTATAAACTATTTTTTAATGGTCCAAATAATTTTTCCTTCATAGATCCATATTCCTTCAACTGGTGTTTCCTGCATCATCTAATTTAATTTGATAGTTAGGAGCAATAGTTTAAAGCTTAAAAATTTTCATTGTCTTGAATAAAATATATTGACCCTATGCCTGGCACATTTTGCTGTTTAGTTATTTAAGAGTGAACCCTCAAATTCGTCCAACGATACAGAGTTAGGCAGGTTCATCCATGAAAGAAAGAAATGCTTTCGGAAGTCCATGAATGTGTTAAACTGTTAATCATCCCTCAAGTTGGTCTCTCCGTCACTTCAAAAGTTGTTGACCAAAGTGACAGATGAACCAACTTGACTCACAATTGACACATTCACCCACTGCTCaagatattttctttttcagggACGAATTTGAGGGTTCACTTTTATTTTAAGGTTAGGAGTTAGAGACATAGAGTGCTTGAAAGGACAAGCAAGAAATAAGTGAGTGCACATATTTTCTTAGTTGAAGGTAGATCACACATTCTTGATTCTTGATCATGCAGGTGCATTTGTGGGGGTAAACATTGGCACTCATGTTTCTGATCTTCCATCTGCTTCAAATATGGTTACCATTCTAAAAGCTCATCAAATCACTCATGTGCGCCTATTTGATGCTAATTCACACATGCTACAAGCCCTATCAAATACCAGCATTGAAGTGATTGTTGGTGTCACTGATCAAGAAATATTAAGGATTGGAAAATCTCAATCAGTTGCTGCATCATGGATCAACAAAAACATAGCTTCTTACATGCCATCAACAAATATCACAGCAATAGCAGTTGGTAGTGAGGTTCTAACCTCAGTCCCAAATGTTGCCCCAGTTTTAGTCCCTGCCATGATTCATCTCCATAAAGCTCTGGTTGCTGCAAACCTAAACTTCCGAGTTAAGGTTTCGACGCCGCAGTCCATGGATATAATCCCTAGGCCTTTTCCTCCTTCTGCGGCCGCCTTTAACTCTTCATGGAATTCCACAATTCACCAACTCCTTCAGTTTTTGAAGGACACAAACTCATCTTACATGTTAAATGCCTACCCTTATTATGGATACACTAGAGGAGATGGCATTTTCCCAATTGAGTATGCACTTTTCCAATCCCTTTCTTCAGTGAAGCAAATTGTTGACTCAAACACACTCTTCCATTATAACAGCATGTTTGATGCTATGGTGGATGCTACTTATTATTCAATAGAAGCCTTCAATTTCAATAACATACCCATCATTGTCACAGAGACTGGTTGGCCAAGTTTTGGTGGAGCTAATGAACAAGATGCAACTATAGAGAATGCTGAGACTTACAATAACAATTTGATTAAAAGAGTTTTGAACGGTTCTGGTCCTCCAAGTCAACCAAAGATACCAATTAACACCTACATGTATGAATTGTTTAATGAAGACATGAGAAATGGTCCTGTGTCAGAAAAGCATTGGGGTGTTTTTTATACTAATGGAAGTGGGGTTTATCCTTTGAGGTTTGGTGGTGCTTCTAACCATAATATTGGAAATTCTTCAGCATTGTTTTGTGTGGCTAAAGATGATGCAAGCACTGAGAAGCTGCAAGGTGGTTTGAGCTGGGCTTGTGGACAAGGCCAAGCAAATTGTATGGCTATTCAAGCAGGGAGGCAGTGCTATTTCCCCAATGATGTGAAGAGACATGCTTCTTATGCTTATAATGATTATTTTCAGAAAATGCATGGTGCTGGTGGTACATGTGACTTTGATGGTACAGCTACAACAACTAACGAGGATCCTAGTAagtccatttttattttttgattccATTCTTATTGCATGTTCTGCTTGTTTGGAAACTCGTCCGAAAGCTACagtgaagccaaaatcacagtgGATAGAAGCAACTTCCCTTAGCTTTTGCTTTTATCCACCATGATGTAGCTAATGTAGCAAATGCTTTTCAAATTGCACACTTTCACAATTACATCAACACAGCACATGCTTGGATGAGTGTCCTAAGAATCAATTCTGAGATTATGGCAAAACTGAACTGATTTATATTTGGATACACAAATGAGAAAATTAATTTGTGTAGACTAATGTTATGCAATCCAACTATCAAATCCTATAATTGATTAAATCCATATATAGCAGAGCCTAGGTTTTAATCGTGGAGAATCAATACTGAAATTTATAAATGCACATCCAATTACGCCTTCCTTGGTTAAACATAAGCTGGATGAGTGAAAGTAAAATCTTGGATTAGGAGAtcaatctctctttttcttGAGGCAGCTTGGTGTCATTCGTGAATCCCAGGCTTGAGAATAAAACCTCATTTAACTTCACAAGTCCTAGAAACGTCTTCTTATTGCAACCTCAAACTGATTAACTTGGATTGCATAATTTAGAAACTCCTAAAGGGGGTAGAAAATTGTGGTGGATTCTTTCCAAAATTTCTA contains:
- the LOC130723299 gene encoding glucan endo-1,3-beta-glucosidase 4-like isoform X1, translating into MLHLATILRVMKLIKLLTSVLLLMVATVSNAKGAFVGVNIGTHVSDLPSASNMVTILKAHQITHVRLFDANSHMLQALSNTSIEVIVGVTDQEILRIGKSQSVAASWINKNIASYMPSTNITAIAVGSEVLTSVPNVAPVLVPAMIHLHKALVAANLNFRVKVSTPQSMDIIPRPFPPSAAAFNSSWNSTIHQLLQFLKDTNSSYMLNAYPYYGYTRGDGIFPIEYALFQSLSSVKQIVDSNTLFHYNSMFDAMVDATYYSIEAFNFNNIPIIVTETGWPSFGGANEQDATIENAETYNNNLIKRVLNGSGPPSQPKIPINTYMYELFNEDMRNGPVSEKHWGVFYTNGSGVYPLRFGGASNHNIGNSSALFCVAKDDASTEKLQGGLSWACGQGQANCMAIQAGRQCYFPNDVKRHASYAYNDYFQKMHGAGGTCDFDGTATTTNEDPSYGSCIYAGSSILSTGGGSLPSTALGPIGPVGVSLKLQVSNLPYLLSISSVIFALVL
- the LOC130723299 gene encoding glucan endo-1,3-beta-glucosidase 4-like isoform X2; this translates as MKLIKLLTSVLLLMVATVSNAKGAFVGVNIGTHVSDLPSASNMVTILKAHQITHVRLFDANSHMLQALSNTSIEVIVGVTDQEILRIGKSQSVAASWINKNIASYMPSTNITAIAVGSEVLTSVPNVAPVLVPAMIHLHKALVAANLNFRVKVSTPQSMDIIPRPFPPSAAAFNSSWNSTIHQLLQFLKDTNSSYMLNAYPYYGYTRGDGIFPIEYALFQSLSSVKQIVDSNTLFHYNSMFDAMVDATYYSIEAFNFNNIPIIVTETGWPSFGGANEQDATIENAETYNNNLIKRVLNGSGPPSQPKIPINTYMYELFNEDMRNGPVSEKHWGVFYTNGSGVYPLRFGGASNHNIGNSSALFCVAKDDASTEKLQGGLSWACGQGQANCMAIQAGRQCYFPNDVKRHASYAYNDYFQKMHGAGGTCDFDGTATTTNEDPSYGSCIYAGSSILSTGGGSLPSTALGPIGPVGVSLKLQVSNLPYLLSISSVIFALVL